The genomic segment ATCGGCTTGTATAGATTTTCAAAATTTTCAAGTCCTGCTGCATAGCGGCGCTGGATTATTTTTTCAGGAATGCCGTGTCCTCCCTGGCTGATCCTTTTTTTGACCCTGAAAACTGCCATTTCCGGGCTTGAAAGTTTCAAAAAGATCAGCTTTATGTACCAGCCTTTATCGCTCCAGCCTGGTATTAACCTGGCATATCTTTTTCCGCTTAATGTGGTTTCAAATGCAAAGCTGATTTCATGGTTAATATATTCGTCAATCTGGCTGATCATTATTCTGCCTGCTTTAACAGCAGCTTTTTCAGGCTGAAAGGGGCTGAGACCTGCTGCAATTAAATCGGCATTGACAAACTGGAAGCATCCGGCTTCTTTGGGCAGAAATTCATTTGCAAAGGTGGTTTTTCCTGCTCCGTTTGGGCCTGCTATTATGATAACCCGTTTGTCGTGATTTTTCATAATTTTATTTCTCCGTTCATCAGGCGGGGGAGGAGGAGGTCGCGGGCTTTTGTGAGTCTTTGGTTTTGTTTTTGTAAAACATTTCGCTGTTTATACAATGGTTCTAAATAATTACGAAACTCCAATTGATATGATTTAGGAGGGATTAATATTTGTGCTGATGAAATTATTTTTGCATTAGCATTTGGTTGAGCAGCGCCACCACAATTATTCTGAATAAAAGCTTTATATTCTGGTGATTCAATATAGATACCAGCAAATAAATTATCAAGCTGTTCATTAAAACGAAGCCTTACTAAATATGAAGCAAATATCGCCTTATGCTCAATTTTATCAATACGTTTTGCATAGCCCACTGTTGCTCCAGTTCTTGCAACAACAATATCTCCTGTTTTTAGATGGAATTTCTTGAAATCTGATTCAGATATTACACAATGAGGTACAGAATCCCAATTAATTATTTCTGGAACAATATCAGTAATTCTTAAAAATTTGGGACCAATTGCTTCTATTTGGGCGCTTGCAGTATATCCATATTTAATTGAATCAAGAACTTCTGCCAAAGAACTTTTCCTCCACCCCTCCGGCACTCCATCAACAACCTTAACCTTTTCATGCCCCGGAAATCGAAGATAAACAAACCATTCCCTGTAAAGCAGGCGTGCTGCCTGCTCCAGCAGTGCAATCCGCCGCCGGTTGTTTTCGATCAGGTCGTCATAGGCTGAAAGGATGTCGGCGATGCGTTTTTGCGTATTAATATTATTGGTTATTTTTATCTTTATACTTTTTAAAATGCTATGTGTTATTAGGGGTTGAGCAGCACCGCCAGCATAACTATTCAAAGGAGTAGATAACAGGCGATAGTAAATATATCTGAGATCAAAACCATTTTTAGGTTGAACAATAATCGTATTATCTGAAGCCCAAAACTTATTTTCACAAATATCAACTGACCCACAGTAAGCACCAACGCGACCTAAAATGATTGCATTATGATGATTAAATTGTTCAGAAAAACCAATGACACCGTTTGACCCATAAACAGTAAATTCACCTTCTGAAAATACAGGCTCTTTTCCGTTATAAAATTCAAGTATATCAACTAAATAAGACTCAGTTAGCATCATATTTTAACATTCCCTCAAAATTCCCCCGAATCTTCTCCGCCAGTTCCACCGCCTGGGTATT from the Desulfonema limicola genome contains:
- a CDS encoding zeta toxin family protein; the protein is MKNHDKRVIIIAGPNGAGKTTFANEFLPKEAGCFQFVNADLIAAGLSPFQPEKAAVKAGRIMISQIDEYINHEISFAFETTLSGKRYARLIPGWSDKGWYIKLIFLKLSSPEMAVFRVKKRISQGGHGIPEKIIQRRYAAGLENFENLYKPIVDKWILYNSSYHDLIILDESE
- a CDS encoding restriction endonuclease subunit S; the protein is MMLTESYLVDILEFYNGKEPVFSEGEFTVYGSNGVIGFSEQFNHHNAIILGRVGAYCGSVDICENKFWASDNTIIVQPKNGFDLRYIYYRLLSTPLNSYAGGAAQPLITHSILKSIKIKITNNINTQKRIADILSAYDDLIENNRRRIALLEQAARLLYREWFVYLRFPGHEKVKVVDGVPEGWRKSSLAEVLDSIKYGYTASAQIEAIGPKFLRITDIVPEIINWDSVPHCVISESDFKKFHLKTGDIVVARTGATVGYAKRIDKIEHKAIFASYLVRLRFNEQLDNLFAGIYIESPEYKAFIQNNCGGAAQPNANAKIISSAQILIPPKSYQLEFRNYLEPLYKQRNVLQKQNQRLTKARDLLLPRLMNGEIKL